The Tenebrio molitor chromosome 5, icTenMoli1.1, whole genome shotgun sequence genome has a segment encoding these proteins:
- the mRF1 gene encoding peptide chain release factor 1-like, mitochondrial: protein MCLLRRLPTTCINRIFYKKNIYNQLHKIPYCTSSKYDLDLTIKGVSLRNYVMHLQQEYKNLSQENNLSAKTRILELQPVTDFLNERKSVVDNIQNLAELLNEKDDDIKKLAKEEKETFENTIKTIDRNLLEALLPTDDDDECNAIVLEINAGVGGQEAMLFANELFEMYSQFAEYQGWETQVADFATTDIGGIRHGSLLVNGSQVFRYFKHEAGVHRVQRIPATEKAGRIHTSTVSVLALPQPTEIQVNIDNKDLKIETKRASGAGGQHVNTTESAVRITHLPTGVNVECQVDRSQIKNKQIAMTKLRALLYQKEIDDQILKNQATRKNQVRSNFRNEKIRTYNFPQDRITDHRLQSCNVHNLKGFLQGNAALGELINKLDQQLRIESLLNIVNDLNKKV, encoded by the exons ATGTGTTTGTTGCGTAGGCTACCTACAACGTGtataaatagaattttttataaaaaaaacatttataatcaGTTGCATAAAATTCCTTATTGTACTTCATCAAAATATGATCTAGATTTGACTATCAAAGGCGTTTCGCTTCGGAATTACGTTATGCACCTGCAGCAggaatacaaaaatttatctcaggaaaataatttatctgCAAAGACCAGAATTCTTGAACTGCAACCTGTGactgattttttaaatgaaagaaaGAGTGTTGTTGATAACATACAAAATCTAGCAGAGTTACTAAATGAAAAGGATGATGACATTAAGAAATTGGCAAAAGAAGAGAAAGAAACATttgaaaatacaattaaaacaattgatCGAAATCTGTTGGAAGCACTCTTACCAAcagatgatgatgatgaatgTAATGCAATAGTTTTAGAGATAAATGCAGGGGTTGGAGGCCAAGAGGCAATGCTTTTTGCAAATGAATTGTTTGAAATGTATAGTCAGTTTGCAGAATATCAAG GTTGGGAGACTCAGGTGGCAGACTTTGCAACAACTGACATAGGAGGAATAAGACATGGAAGTCTCTTGGTTAATGGAAGTCAAGTTTTTCGGTATTTTAAACATGAAGCCGGAGTCCACAGAGTGCAGAGAATTCCAGCAACAGAAAAAGCTGGTCGCATCCATACTAGCACAGTTTCAGTTTTAGCACTGCCTCAACCCACTGAGATTCAGGTCAATATTGACAACAAAGATTTGAAAATAGAAACTAAGAGAGCAAGTGGGGCTGGTGGTCAGCATGTCAACACTACAGAGAGTGCTGTTAGAATAACACATTTGCCCACGGGTGTGAATGTAGAGTGTCAGGTAGACAGGTCCCAGATTAAAAACAAGCAAATTGCTATGACCAAGTTGCGAGCGCTGCTTTATCAGAAAGAGATTGATGATCAAATTCTGAAGAACCAGGCGACGAGGAAGAACCAAGTCAGGTCTAATTTTAGAAATGAGAAAATAAGGACTTATAATTTTCCACAAGACAGAATAACAGATCATAGGTTACAAAGTTGCAatgtacataacctcaaaggGTTTCTTCAAGGAAATGCGGCTTTAGGAGAATTGATTAATAAATTGGATCAACAGTTAAGAATTGAATCGTtgttaaatattgtaaatgatttgaataaaaaagtttAA
- the Gnf1 gene encoding replication factor C subunit 1: MSRDIRSFFTVLSKKPGREPPKNVPPSSKKKPKRLIDSDDEDVISSTPEQKKTKTKKPEKKQKIEVVSSDSESESPKKTTPKKPETSNTSNLKPVNVADIFKNTPIKQSKVEPKPVSEVKIEEKGSKKTKSRKKKGNDPEKTVHNNEHFEKTLNELDDDDVFEKNIDMLDKTVTEALLHLEEEKKESVSDTENKPEKTVKKRSRNDSSSDNHTPKKKKLEHFDSGIDPGQEAHEKKRYSAMLYQKYLNRSGPKNHGMKEYPKGKPNCLNNLCFLKTGVLDSLESEEFENLIKQHGGRVVHGISKKVNYVVIGEDPGPAKLAKAETYNIPSISEDELLDLILEKSGMEPKYCKKNTSASSEDLGFENDNEIKPAAKEKMVDKETNKQPEVKSKKVEENDKKVKEPVKVKLEGGESSKKSEGSSPDTVLSKPSTSKAVKTPTKSVPQKSIVHCKPVPDPSMLPLTEKYKPQTLRAVIGQQGEMSNLYKLKLWLENWQKNQDPKVKKTLIRPSPWAKKDDGAYFKCALLSGPPGVGKTTSATLVAKELGLDIVEFNASDTRSKKLLHEEVSQLLSSKTIAGYATGQSNVSRNRVLLMDEVDGMAGNEDRGGIQELIQLIKNSSIPIVCMCNDRNHQKMRSLVNYCFDLKFTKPRLEQIRGAMLTICCKENIQISTKALTEIIAGTGCDVRQTLNHLAILASTKEEITEEVAAKEAKASKKDSVMGPWEVCRTVFTKSEHKDMSTVDKARLFFFDYSLGPLFVQENYLKVQPEGNKKQVLLRAAFSADSISMGDIIDSKIRRTNNWSLLESQAFYSSVLPGHYMSGNFVGQINFPGWLGKNSKKNKFKRLISELQAHTRTSASASKMAVKLDYLVPLRNAILSPLKKQGLEGIDQAVAVMKNYNLLREDVDSLLELCQWTGGENPMNSVETKVKSAFTRAYNKQVTLLPYAPASVVSKKRAVALENDVLGNEEVVESDNEDEDDVTNNAMIKVKKKPVGKGKKTEDSAGTSKKNQTKKPRGGKKK; this comes from the exons ATGTCGAGA GATATTCGTTCATTCTTTACAGTTCTTTCGAAAAAACCCGGTAGAGAGCCACCAAAAAATGTTCCACCTTCCAGTAAGAAAAAACCTAAACGATTAATTGATTCTGATGATGAGGATGTTATATCGAGTACACCTGAACAAAAAAAGACTAAAACGAAGAAGCcagaaaagaaacaaaaaattgaagttGTAAGTTCAGATTCAGAGAGTGAATCACCAAAGAAAACGACTCCTAAGAAACCTGAAACAAGTAATACATCAAATCTTAAACCAGTTAATGTAGCAGATATATTTAAGAACACCCCCATAAAACAGAGCAAGGTCGAGCCTAAACCAGTAAGTGAGGtgaaaattgaagaaaaaggATCAAAGAAAACTAAgtcaagaaagaaaaaaggtaATGATCCTGAAAAGACTGTCCACAACaatgaacattttgaaaaaacacttaatGAGTTGGATGATGATGATGTGTTTGAAAAGAACATAGATATGTTGGATAAAACTGTGACAGAAGCATTACTTCATTTAGAGGAAGAGAAGAAAGAAAGTGTAAGTGATACAGAAAACAAGCcagaaaaaactgtaaagaAGAGGTCTAGAAATGATTCATCAAGTGACA ATCACACACCAAAGAAGAAGAAGCTGGAACATTTTGACTCAGGAATTGACCCTGGCCAAGAAGCTCATGAAAAGAAAAGGTACTCAGCAATGCTGTATCAGAAATACCTAAACAGAAGTGGTCCTAAAAATCATGGAATGAAGGAATATCCTAAG GGAAAACCAAATTGCCTGAATAATTTATGCTTTTTAAAAACTGGAGTCTTGGATTCTCTTGAATCTgaagaatttgagaatttaatAAAGCAACATGGGGGTCGTGTGGTACATGGTATATCAA aAAAAGTGAATTATGTTGTCATTGGAGAAGACCCAGGACCAGCCAAATTGGCCAAGGCTGAAACTTACAACATCCCCAGTATTTCAGAAGATGAACTCTTGGACCTGATTTTAGAAAAGTCTGGCATGGAACCTAAATACTGTAAGAAAAATACTTCTGCTAGCAGTGAAGATCTAGGGTTTGAGAATGACAATGAAATTAAACCAGctgcaaaagaaaaaatggttGATAaggaaacaaataaacaacCTGAAGTGAAGTCAAAGAAAGTTGAAGAAAATGATAAGAAAGTCAAAGAACCAGTTAAGGTAAAATTAGAAGGAGGAGAGTCTAGTAAGAAGAGTGAAGGGAGTTCACCTGATACTGTTCTTAGTAAACCAAGTACCAGCAAGGCTGTTAAAACTCCTACTAAATCAGTTCCTCAAAAATCTATTGTACACTGTAAACCTGTACCTGATCCTTCAATGTTGCCTCTTACTGAAAAATACAAGCCTCAGACACTCAGGGCTGTCATAGGACAGCAAGGTGAGATGAGTAATTTGTACAAACTGAAGCTCTGGCTGGAAAATTGGCAAAAGAATCAAGATcctaaagtgaaaaaaacgCTAATTCGCCCCAGTCCTTGGGCCAAGAAGGATGACGGCGCATACTTCAAATGCGCACTCTTGAGTGGACCTCCAGGAGTCGGAAAAACGACATCCGCGACTCTTGTGGCCAAGGAGTTGGGATTGGACATTGTTGAATTCAATGCTTCTGATACCAGAAGCAAGAAGTTGTTACATGAAGAAGTGTCACAGCTGTTGAGTAGCAAGACCATTGCTGGGTATGCCACCG GCCAATCTAACGTGAGCAGAAATCGCGTCCTGCTGATGGACGAAGTGGACGGAATGGCAGGAAACGAAGATCGAGGCGGCATCCAAGAGCTCATTCAGCTGATCAAAAACTCCAGCATTCCAATCGTGTGCATGTGCAATGACAGGAACCACCAAAAAATGAGATCGCTCGTCAATTACTGCTTCGATCTGAAGTTCACCAAGCCCAGACTGGAACAGATCAGA GGGGCGATGCTGACGATCTGCTGCAAAGAAAACATTCAAATCTCGACGAAAGCTCTGACAGAAATCATTGCCGGAACGGGCTGCGACGTCAGACAGACTCTCAACCATCTGGCGATTTTGGCGTCGACGAAAGAGGAAATTACAGAGGAAGTCGCCGCAAAGGAGGCCAAGGCTTCGAAGAAGGACTCCGTCATGGGTCCCTGGGAGGTCTGCCGGACCGTTTTCACCAAGAGCGAACACAAAGACATGAGCACCGTCGACAAAGCTAGATTGTTCTTCTTTGATTACAGTTTGGGGCCGCTTTTCGTTCAAGAAAACTACCTCAAAGTTCAGCCTGAAGGAAACAA GAAGCAAGTGTTGTTGAGGGCTGCGTTCAGTGCAGACTCTATCAGCATGGGCGACATTATCGATTCAAAGATTCGTAGAACTAACAATTGGTCGCTGTTGGAGTCCCAAGCTTTTTATTCTTCGGTGCTACCGGGACACTACATGTCGGGTAATTTTGTCGGTCAGATCAACTTCCCAGGCTGGCTCGGCAAAAAttccaagaaaaataaattcaagagACTGATCAGCGAGTTACAAGCTCACACACGCACCAG CGCGTCTGCTAGCAAAATGGCTGTCAAATTAGACTACTTGGTGCCTCTGAGGAATGCCATATTGTCACCACTGAAGAAACAAGGTTTGGAGGGTATAGACCAAGCAGTTGCCGTAATGAAGAATTACAATCTTCTGAGGGAAGATGTTGACAGTTTATTAGAACTTTGTCAATGGACCGGTGGAGAAAATCCGATGAATAGCGTAGAAACTAAG GTGAAAAGTGCTTTCACTCGAGCTTACAACAAACAGGTTACTTTATTACCATACGCCCCTGCGTCTGTGGTATCAAAGAAAAGAGCTGTCGCTTTAGAAAACGACGTATTAGGTAATGAGGAAGTCGTAGAATCGGATAATGAAGACGAAGATGATGTCACCAATAACGCGATGATTAAG GTTAAAAAGAAACCAGTCGGTAAAGGGAAGAAGACCGAAGATTCTGCTGGTACAAGTAAAAAGAATCAGACTAAAAAACCAAGAGgaggaaaaaagaaataa